The Leptidea sinapis chromosome 39, ilLepSina1.1, whole genome shotgun sequence DNA segment attaatttttatgtCATAGGCGTCATAGAgctaaaagtttttttaataattattctaagaAGAAATAATAATGACAAGAATTTTTATTGTCATCTGGCAATATTTCAAAGTGAGCCATCGCCCTGCTAACGGTGTCATGGCGGATTGACTTGTTGAAAGGTTTTTTGCAAAATCTTGCATGTTAAcgtgcttttattttatttaatctttaaTTTCAGTGCACATAATAACCAATACATAATAGTAAATAATGCGTGAATACAAAATAGTTGTTTTGGGCAGTGGAGGTGTGGGAAAATCCGCTCTCACAGTACAATTTGTACAAGGCATCTTTGTGGAGAAATACGACCCCACTATCGAAGACAGCTATCGAAAACAAGTAGAAGTAGACGGACAACAATGTATGCTAGAAATCCTTGACACTGCAGGCACTGAACAGTTTACGGCAATGAGAGACTTATACATGAAGAATGGTCAAGGATTTGTTTTAGTTTACTCAATCACCGCACAATCAACGTTTAACGATCTTCAGGATCTGAGAGAACAAATTTTACGGGTGAAAGATAAGGACGATGTGCCCATGGTATTAGTTGGCAACAAGTGCGATTTGGAGGCGGAACGCGTGGTCGGGAAACAACAAGGAGCAAACCTTGCCAACCATTTCAATTGCGTTTTTATGGAGACCTCCGCGAAGGCAAAAATCAGTGTGAATGAAGTGTTCTACGATCTAGTGCGGCAAATCAACAAAAAGTCACCCAAAGAGGAAAACAAAAAGAGACCCCGAAGGACCGTATGTCGGCTCCTGTAAGAGCGGTTTCGCTGTCGACCCGTCTAggtattcaatatttaataatttgaaagaCTTCTCGTACCCGGATTTGGCTCTGAATGATTCCAAAAGTTACTAGAATGGGTGAGGAATAATTGTTATGTGTAACCCTGAGCATTTCTAGAATGTGCATTTGTTAAGCTGGCTTGTGACCCAACAGGTGTTTGGAGAGTGGAAGATGCACAGATATCACGTTATTTACATTTGTCAACCTCTCAAGTAAGTCTTACAGAGCTTAGTGTATTATCTTAATAATTCTGTGTATGTCCCACTCCTTAGTAATTCTCTATGTATTACAATATGTAAGAATATTAAAGTTCAGAAGTTTATTGTTTCAAGTCCATTTCTTGTTGTacaatttaggcataaatcaacaaaatttatattggTTTATCTATGTAGTGGGTATAATGTGTGTAATTTTCCTCTAATTGCAATATTAAGTTCAGACATTGAGATTGTTAAGGaaagttttataattaattatatgtaaaTTTAACTGGATCTTTACctgtagtaaaatataaaaattccacgCAAACTATCTACATTTGTGAGTTGTGATATTGGCAATAAGATATTTGATGTAATTAAAACTAGGGATTAGAGAGTCATGAAAAtctaattattgatatttaatcaattattttcaatatggAGGATGTAACAAATTTAATCTCAAATCACTTTATCTAATTGGTGTAAAAGATAGGAATCTTAGGATTATCACTAATAATttgaaagataataataattattcctaTAATCATTGGTTATGTTCTATgatcaaacattttatttagtttctgATGGTCTCGGTAAGAGGATGTGGAAAACATTTTtgggtacataatataataaacatatatgtttataagattttttctttttttatggtaatatGTAAATTATGTTTGATGAATATGTGAGCAACTTGTGTTGAGAACTCGGAAAAACTAAATCTAATTTGAATCTTTTTTAGGTAAATGTGCCACATGGTCCTTGGCcacatgtttaaataaatatattattattaagtatgaaaatattataataactgcaATGTCTGAACTTATgacatgtaaataaattaattaatagcaTTTGAAGCTTCTGAACTAGGGGGATGTGAGATAAGAGCAAATTGGAATGCCTAACATTCTGTTGTCAGGCCTgattatgtaaaatgtttattgaTAAGAAAACATTGAATTATTCagatatattattgtcttgttATATATACTACATTGTATTAATGGGAATGTTGAATGCAACAGTTTGGTCTCGATACCCTTAACTTGTATAACTGGACCT contains these protein-coding regions:
- the LOC126976029 gene encoding ras-related protein Rap1 encodes the protein MREYKIVVLGSGGVGKSALTVQFVQGIFVEKYDPTIEDSYRKQVEVDGQQCMLEILDTAGTEQFTAMRDLYMKNGQGFVLVYSITAQSTFNDLQDLREQILRVKDKDDVPMVLVGNKCDLEAERVVGKQQGANLANHFNCVFMETSAKAKISVNEVFYDLVRQINKKSPKEENKKRPRRTVCRLL